The segment TCTCCTTTTTCCAATGGTTGCCAAATTCTCGAACCAGCAGTATCTCAAACTTCAACTTCCAGAATTTACAGTCTTTCTTGATGCGAAAGATTGGCGAATGTTTGCGGTGGTGCATGAATTAATGAGCCATAAGGCAGATACTAAGATTCTGTCGCGCTACTTGAGTGCAGGAGATACCTTTTTGGATGTCGGGGCAAATCACGGCAGTTTCTCGATCGTAGCGAGTCAATTAGTCGCGACTCAAGGCAAAGTGATTGCGATCGAGCCGCAGCCAAAACTGGCAAAAGCGATCGAACTTTCACTGTCTGAAAATCGCTTCTCGCCTTTTCAGGTGCATCAAATTGCTGTTGGAGATACAGAAGGCGAAGTGGAGTTGATGATTCCGAAAGATACATCCGGTGCAGCAGGATTGTATCAAGAACATTCGGGCACTCAGGACTATGAGAAAGTGACTGTGCCCATGAAGCCGTTTGATGCTCTAGATTGGCAGAGTCTTCCGGGCAGAGTGGTGATGAAGCTGGATGTGGAAGGCTGTGAATATCGTTTTCTCAACGGCGCGAGAAAGATGATTGCCGCACGAAAGCCGATTCTGATTATGGAAATCAATCCTGACACATTAAAAGCAGCCAGAACACCCGCAGCAGAAATGAAACAACTTTTGCGCGAATTGGGCTACGTGCAGTATGCAGAGATGCGATCGCTCGATCAAGTTTTGCCGATCGAGCAATTAGATGCTGGAACTTGGCGCAATATTGTGCTGTTTGCAAATTGACCGTTTTATCATGGGTGAAACGCAACGATTTTCACCCATGAAAGACCGCATTAAAGATCTCGCCCTTTCACTTGCGCCTCGCCTCATTGAAATCCGTCGCCATTTGCATAGTCATCCAGAGCTAAGTGGACAAGAACAGCAAACCGCAGTGTATGTCGCTGGGGTTTTGTCGTCTTGTGGATTGCATGTAAAAGAAGCGATCGGGAAAGTTGGAGTCATCGGTGAGCTTTCGGGCGGGGATGATCCGCGACTGCTAGCGATTCGCACCGATATGGATGCATTACCGATTCAAGAGCGCACCGGACTCGAATTTGCGTCTCGACAGCCCGGAATTATGCATGCGTGTGGTCATGATGTACATACGACTGTGGGGCTTGGAACGGCGATGGTATTATCGCAACTAGGTGTTTCTCTTCCAGGAAAGGTTCGATTTCTATTTCAGCCTGCGGAGGAAATTGCTCAAGGCGCGCAGTGGATGGTTCAGGATGGCGCGATGAACGATGTGAATGCGATCTTATCGGTGCATGTGTTTCCCAGTATTCCAGCTGGAAAGATTGGTATTCGATATGGTGCATTGACAGCGGCAGCGGATGATCTGGAGTTGACAATTATTGGCGAGTCGGGACATGGGGCGCGTCCGCATGAGGCGATCGATGCAATTTGGATTGCGTCGCAGGTGATTACGGCGTTGCAGCAGGCGATTAGTCGGACTCAGAATCCGTTGCGCCCGGTGGTGTTGACGATCGGGAAAATTAGCGGCGGACGTGCGCCGAATGT is part of the Leptolyngbya boryana PCC 6306 genome and harbors:
- a CDS encoding M20 family metallopeptidase yields the protein MGETQRFSPMKDRIKDLALSLAPRLIEIRRHLHSHPELSGQEQQTAVYVAGVLSSCGLHVKEAIGKVGVIGELSGGDDPRLLAIRTDMDALPIQERTGLEFASRQPGIMHACGHDVHTTVGLGTAMVLSQLGVSLPGKVRFLFQPAEEIAQGAQWMVQDGAMNDVNAILSVHVFPSIPAGKIGIRYGALTAAADDLELTIIGESGHGARPHEAIDAIWIASQVITALQQAISRTQNPLRPVVLTIGKISGGRAPNVIADQVTMMGTVRSLHPETNDALPTWIENIVSSVCQTYGAKYEMNYRRGTPSVQNDAKLTNLLESAAREVWGSESIQIIPEPSLGAEDFSCYLQYAPGSMFRLGVGFADKKNYPLHHPQFEVDESAIVTGVVTMACAAYQYWHQ
- a CDS encoding FkbM family methyltransferase, with translation MTSQTLRLKKAVKTIPGLNYLASVLKYDGMGGWVFQRPILQWICDPTLRQQLPGLYRFFGVYCQWFFDLTGAGYLRGGHLLFPMVAKFSNQQYLKLQLPEFTVFLDAKDWRMFAVVHELMSHKADTKILSRYLSAGDTFLDVGANHGSFSIVASQLVATQGKVIAIEPQPKLAKAIELSLSENRFSPFQVHQIAVGDTEGEVELMIPKDTSGAAGLYQEHSGTQDYEKVTVPMKPFDALDWQSLPGRVVMKLDVEGCEYRFLNGARKMIAARKPILIMEINPDTLKAARTPAAEMKQLLRELGYVQYAEMRSLDQVLPIEQLDAGTWRNIVLFAN